Within Pygocentrus nattereri isolate fPygNat1 chromosome 17, fPygNat1.pri, whole genome shotgun sequence, the genomic segment AGCGGTGGCAGTACAATACTCACTGTACAGCTcctacaaaataaaacacagtctAAAAAGTTCATGAGCTTGAGATAAAACATGGGGTGTCTTTTAGAactttaaatgtctgtgtttaatgtgGAACTGCcaaataatgttaatattaatCACTATTAGGTTACCACTAACAAACTACTACAATCCACCAGGAATGCTTGCAGAAGTTAGCATCAATAGGTGTGTCGTGTCCCACCCCAACACCCAATCACATGTTTagtgttttgatatttatggccTGAATTGAAGGTCCACTTCTAATAGTCACAGTTTGCTGTTGATAAGGACCTTAACTTTAGGATGTTGCCATTTAAAATATGGACAATGTTTTTAGGACTATCAATAACATGCTTGTTAGAATATTAAGCCGCACCCACACAGTTGCGAGATAGGGCTGATAAGCAGTAGTTGTTTATACTTCCAgcttttttcattcaaacttGGCTGGATATTTAATACAACACATCATTTTAgtacaaatattttaatattttaccccaggggtgttcaaaatgatccacagagGCTGGtgtagctgcaggttttcactccaacaacGCAGGTCACCTGATGAAACATATGAAGACaaagaccaactgattaaacaagtggagtCAGGTGTGCTCCAGCTTGTTTGAAGTGGAAACCTGCAGGCACACCGGCCCTTTATGGATAAGTTTGGACACCCTTGTCCTACACAGTGTTCCCTGGGACTTAAGTTTTATTTTCACAATTTATGTTCTTCACAATCATTCAAAGTTCCTTGTCATTACAAACAAGAGATCCACATGCAGAGCATCCCTGGATCTCCTTCACCATTCATGAAAGCTGTGTTCTCTCACACAGGGCTTCTCCAGAACCCTGGGAGCATTCACATCCCCATTCTTTTCCTGTCTCTGTTGTTTGGTAAGACTATCTCATGACTGAACTTGCTACACAATGACATGAATGCTCAGCTCCAGTCTCACAACAACCATGCTGGCTTTTTTAGGGTGGCTTGCTTATAGTGATTTTACCATATGAAAAAAGAGGCCCTGATTTTCTAATATCCCTAATAAAGACCTCAATTCACCACCATTTACATACTAACTGCAAGATATTCACTTGCATTCAGAACCTTTCaactacattttcaaaagcttgCAACTGTGATGATGTCAGTGGCCAGGATGCATCACCAAGACTGTCTAAGACATTACACCTCAGTCAAGCGAGCCATTCTAAGAGATAAACTTACCTTGACccaaaaatctttatttatgtgtgtaaatatataccagtattttttaaatcatgaaaatgaaaaatcaagACAGCAGTCCTAAAAGCACGAGACACAAtcaaaaaagatcaaataaatattaatagcaCAGTTAAAATATACATGATGTAAGATGAGGACActgacagggggagagagagcagcagaccCTGTTGAATAAGCAAAGTTGGTGAAATGGTGTTGTATGGGGGtaaagtgtgtgtttttgtttgtttgtttgtttgtttgtttgtttgtttgtttgtttgtttgtttgtttgttttttaagcattacccTGTTGTGCTATGCAAAATATTTTCCCAAGCTTGGCAGGTCTGCAAAGTGGGAGAAGCTCTTGATCTCTGCAAAAAGATCGATAGTCAAAACTCCCAGCATTAACATGTAGCACTCATGCTTTCTCATGTTTCTGATGTAGAGCAAGATTAGTTCAATGTTGTTATGTAATATGAGAAGATAGAAGGGTATAGATTGTTATTTCTCtatgaaagcaaaacaaatgtgAACGTGTGGCCTTTTTTACAAGAAACGTTCATTTTATTCCCAGCGACGCACTTTGGAAAGAAGCAGGGGGATTTTGGCATACTCACATCCTGCTCCATGAAAGATGGAAGACTCAGGTTTGATTGCTCCTATCCTCCATGTGACGACAGCACACCTTTTCAGTGTGACTTCACGAATGAAGATGGAGACTTGCTTGGCAGCTCAACTCAGCTTGTCTTCAGAAATGACGCCTTCTTTGAAGATAAAAACAGACTGTGCCAGCTGTATGTCAATATAAACTGGACCACGTTGGTTAAGCCCACCAACTATACATGTACACTGACTCGGCGAAGAAGAAGAGAGGTGAAGAATGTGACTCTGGAGTACATGGACGGAAGAGGTAAATGTTGAATTAAGCTTTTTGATGTCTATAACTTCAAAAATATCCTTGGTATGTGGATGACTGACATCCCACCAAACAAAATCTTATGGATTTACAGCACTCACAGTGGTCTGCTTacaaaagaacaataaaacagtaaCATTTTGCTTTATATAGACCCGAAACAAGAAGGAATTAGGCCTTTGATATGGGAGGGGGGAGTTTTTATCAAATTCCAAAGCATCAGGACTAGTTTACTGAAATTACTGGACCAATAGCTGCATTCATCATTAATATGTCTAAAAAATGTCTGTCGTTTTATTCATAGGGATACCAAAACCATGTCCttcagcagcagtgctgctccATGAAGCATCAGGACTTCTGTGGCTGATGGCCCTACCAACTACGCTAAAGATTCTCTTCTAACCAGAAGTTCACCGTTTTTTACATTTCTCCTGTTTTCTAAAACTGCTgttgagttttctttgcttggTTTAGTTTTTTCTGGCACCCATCCAAGTACCTGTTCTTGTCAAAGATGTAATGCCTGTTTTGTATTCCCAAAATGTTCTCCAACTGAGATtcttctgatgtttttttttccctgtggaACCATTTTTCTCACTTTACTGCTTAATTCTTGCACTTTTTTAGGAGATTTGACTTTTCAAGCATGTTCATatttcttgtagccatttcatcttcattcattcatttgatcCTCTGACATTCTCAAACTTGATAGACGAGTGAGTGTATTTGTGAATTTGTCACTTGGTATTTATTACAACAGAGAAGCATGGACTTGCTAAGAGATCTTTGACCTAATAAAAGTAAAGTTCACTCTTTTAGCTTATCGTTATTAAAGATGTCAGAAGTTCCAAAACCTTTAAACAATGGGAAAAGTATCATTGGTGTTGCACTGAATAAGTTAACGTTTTACGTAGGACCTTTTCATTAGAAACGCATGTTTTGTGGAATGGGGAAAGAGTTTTCACCATTTGCAACTCATCTCAAAGCTGTTtagtgaggttgaggtcaggactcaggcTACTGGAGTTCTTCCACTCCAAACTTGTCAAAGCATGTCTTAatggagctcactttgtgcacaggggcacatTCATGGTaaaacaggaaagggtcttccccaagcatataattgtctaaaatgtctttgtgtacTGTAGCATTAATATTAACCTTCATTAGAACTACGGGGCCCTAACCCTAAAAAATAggcccagaccattatccctcctccaccaaactttactgttggctctATGCATTCCTGTAGGCATTATTTTTCTGgtatccaccaaacccagattcatctaTCAGGCTGCAAGATAGTGTACTCAAGATAGTATACACTGTTGGAATGGACAGGTAATACAGATGTCTCTGTAGATGGGGTGTAGACAGTACAATATACAGTGCCCACATATAGCGTACTGTTGGAAATCTCCACTTCACtagtttaaagctgcactacatgcagtttggggatttggagacctctatGGTGGAAATGCTTAATTGCAGAAGAATATTTTGTAACGTTAGTTCTTCGGACCCCTCAATGCTCAAAAGAGTCCAAATGAATGGGATAAGAAGGAGCATATAaggaaaataattaataaatgcttaaacatttttaatgtaaaagaatacatttatttcctgaacacaTAACCATCGAATATTTTAACGCTGCCGTTATGTTTTTAATAGCTTTTGAACTCGAGTTTAGGGCACCCCATGTATGTTCATGACGTCTGCGAATGCAAACAGCTGGCTCTCCAATCAGAGCCCAGTAGCAGCAATGCATAACGGTCATTCAGCTTTCTGTCCAAAATAGTCCTCTTACTGCAGGAACGGGTATTTTCTCTGAAGCTGGAAACGTAGGTCTCCTCTATCGCCTCCTACTGGCGACAGCACGAATTTTCGCAATACTACTGATTCATGAATGAATCGGTTCTTTTCTGAACGGTTCTTTTCCATGAATCGGTCATCCGATTCAGCTGAATCAAAGGTTTTCGTAGGGTCTACTAAACTTGGGGAATCACTCGCTGAACCGAAACTCTTCACCGTTTCAGTGTTCAGTTTCAACGAGTCCTCGTCATTCATTAGTTGAACATTCATTGTAATTAGTTTGGTCGCTTATTTCAGTATAAAGCCATTTCTTTGAAGATACGTATTCAAAATTATGAAATTAATTCATTATAAGTTTCGAACAGTTTGTAGGAACCTgtaaaaatgaagacattttaaaggaaaaacgGAGCTGTAGGTGATTTAATGGTGATTAACAAATCTGTACAACGttgaaaatgaatttaaaaataaacgGATTCATACAAAGGctcatatttaaaaatcagtaaCCAAATCTCACTAACCTGACAGTTTTCATTGTATTCTTGAAACAACAAATTCCAATAAATTGAAAATCATAGCCTACCAATtattatctccatttttttttatcatgtccTAACTTTATATTGTTCCCAAAATACTTCAAACAGTGCATAAAGTGTCACTTTAACCAAagttttggtgtctagtttACAACACTTGAAACTACACTGTGTATAAGAATctgaatcagaatcctttattgatcccagagggaaattgcagttgttacagttgcaaccatttatgtaaaataataaacactttaataacttaaaacaaagataaagagaaatttgcaatatgtacacaagatttaagttcttatgaatatagtaaagtgacagtgactgtgataataaatatgaaacatctagtataaacagttcaaattatttaaattattgtccctctgagtttttgcaaacacaattattattattacacatatgaacagtttggtattgagtattGCACAGATGAagcacactttgtgaatcacacactgagggaggagttatagagtttgctAGGGTTATTAAAACTATTATCATGAGAAGTGGTTCTAAACGTTTGAGCTGTAGTGTATATTTTGTAAATTATAACATTAAGTAATATTTAGCCTAGAACGTTATTGATTATTGTATGATAGTCATAGTCAAACATAGCATTGTATATGAGTTATTAAACTTGACTTATTATCTTGAATGAGCAATCTATAATCaactgtctctttttctcacacagaaccagctcctggaccccaaccagtctgggttcaaaccagcacactctacagaaactgcTCTCATCGCAGTGACCGAGAACCTCCAatcagcaagatcagccaaattgtcatctgtcctgatccttcttgatctctcagcagcttttgacacagtcaaacacacgatccttctggacatcctcaccaaccttggaatcacaTTGagtggcacagagttctgcgttcaactcttcctttttctctcagtgtctgcagtgacattttgtttctagcagtatctgagctcaggtctcttttctctaagctattggtaactagcaaagatacgttctctagatagacaaagcacttcttgtaagtcgctctggataagagcatctgctaaatgctctaaatgtaaatgtaaatgctattCTCTGTTCCTTTCTTCTCTAAAACATATCCAAAATCATCACCTAAAGTCAAATGAGGAGCAGATTTCAGTCAGACCACCCTCGGATAGGTGAGCCTCGGTGAGCTAACTGGGTATACAGACATTGTAATGCatgtaatattacatttatttctgtgtaGCTTTTCATCTTACTAACTTGCCCGCTAGCAGAGTGAAGTACCAGCAAGTGAATGAGTTTGAAGATAACAACTTGAAAGttatagttttaaaatattaaagattTTTTAGTATGTACATTCCTTGAGAAGGACACCATGACCTAAGATTAGGACCCATCTCCAGGCTATCCTACCAGACATGGTGGCAGCCTGAGGTACAGGAGTTGGAACTGGGTTTTACATAGTTGTATGACTGGGTGAAAGGTGACCGTTTGGGCTTTAAGCCTGACTGAGACAGACACCTACGGACATCATTAGGATGCACACAATGGACAATGGCTGTGTTTGAAATAGTCTACTATATACTGCTTGTGTACTGATCGATCCCAAAAGTAATAAGTATGCAGTATGTGACCAACATGAATGTTCTAGTATGCCGAAATTACCCAGATCATACTGCTCTGGCAAAATAATCCAGCAGGAATATCTCCATGATGGACTGCATCCAAAAATGCAACATGGTCATTTCAGCAGAACATGACCACTGATGTAACCACTTGGATATCTTTAATAGCCCTGGATTCAGCCTTTCTATACATTAAAGTGGCAGTACTTTACAGTAATACTTACTGCAAAtataacatgattaaaacattaACTTAATTAAGTTGCTCTCAGCAGAACAAACCACTCAACCATCAAGCTCTCGTGCAAAGTCACACTGATTATTATTCAGTCAAACTAGCTCATATTACTCCAGTTATAAGTGTTCTGGatgaaaacagctgtttttggaaatcacaaTATACTTAAACTTATAGCCCATCTCTCAACaaggatgtaaacaaacttaAAAGTGGCTGGCAcaggttgctaagcagtgattggggGCTGAAGAAGATGGGGTGGGTGTTGAGATGGTCTGATGGGCTCAGTGCCTGATGTTGGCAGGCTAGACGCCCCCCCATCCATAACCCAAGCACATGGCTTGGGTTACATACTGTTGACTGTACTGTAGCAGCACATGCGgtatacagtacacacactGATGCACAATGCAGTGCAACAGCATGCTATTTTGAACACAGCCAGTATCCTTGTCTGGATCTCATCAATGACACTGTGTCATGTTTCTGAACCAGTCCACTAGTTTCCTGTGTGACACTTTAATATCCCTTTAGAAGACCATCAGATGCAACTGGAAGCAGACACAGGTCACCGGCTAAACCATGAGGATATCTACCCATCACTAAAATACAAAGCAGCCTACTTTACAAAACCACCAGCAATCAACAAAAGCACTTCATGGAGTCTATGTTTTTTCAGCCGCTCAATGGCACATGTTCATTAGCAGTGCGGTACACAAAACTAGGCAGGATATTTTGATAGCCTGAGTGACCTCATCAGAAAATCCTACCAGCAGTAAACCTAAACGATGTTCTAATGGTCTAAATCATCTTATTAGAGATATAACATTACAGTAAGTCTACATAATGCACTCTAAGTAAGGCTGAACTAACAATAAAAACGCTAGAAGTCACACTTCCCATGTGCGCATGCGCAGCCTTTCCTAGAAAGTATTGAAACAGACTCACTTCACGCGTGAATCAGTGAATCATCGCGTCAGGTATTCGGATATTCGATTCATTAAGCAGGCCGTTGCGAAAGAATCGGTTCGATGAACTGAATCAAACTACCGTAGACGAAGCCGTAACCCTCGCATTAGATTCCGCGCatgtaaacaatacaatacaggcATATTAAACGGCGAGCGgtaagttttaaaaatattgttctAAGACTGCACACCAATATCGCTATAATACGGTGAATGAATAGTGTATCAATGTAGGctgttgtttgttctgctcATATTAGCGTTGAAAGTCAACAAcatagttagctagctagcattagctaactGGGCTAAACTCTTGCTTTTGTACGCGTATCATATTTACCATGGTTTGTTGGGTTAGctaaatgcaaaatataaagtagcatttaaatatgaaattgtTTGGTGCAGTAGGGATCTAAGCTATTAGTAACCGggtgttattattaattaacaaGCTAACGCTAATGTTGCTCTGTGTTAGCCGTTAGCTTGATAAAACTACTCCACACGACTTGGCGTTAGCTATATAAACTGCAGAGTTTCTACGTTTGTTCGTGTGCTCTTACCTAAAACGAAGCATCTGAATTGCACTGtgtctttttattttgaagCAGTGGGCTGGAATAACCTGAACGAGTGACTGACGTGCTGCTTGACCCTGCCGGCAGATATGAAAGGGTAAGATCCTAAAACGTTACCCTGAATATTGGGATGCCTACTTTTTGCATTAAGTGAAAGTATGCTTTAACTATTTTTTTATAACTGCTTTTCGTAATTTTGCAACATTATTTAACTTTCAGGCAACAGAAAAGTTCAGACCCTGACTGCAATGTTCCTGTAATTGAAGAAGGTaccataaaataatacataatagcAGGAATAAAGTGAATCCTAGTGATCTTGAATAATAGAAAACCTAATGTCTCTGATTTTGATTTGGCACTCCTTTTTGCTCATATTCCTTCAGGTGCAGTTGCTACTGCAGAGGACCCATCAGCAATTGCAACCATTCAGTCAGCTGCCACCTTCTCCTCTGATCAGCCGATTAAATACCTCTTCAAGACAGAAGGAGCTGGGGGGCAGGTAGGGGAACTGTACCCTCCCACCGGACAGGTAGGAGAGGAATACAGGAGATAGGCTTGTAAACTTGAAACCCAAAGTACTTTTAATAATCCTCCAAATGTGTTCTGAAGTTGGAGTGAATCATTTTTGTCTATTGAGAAATAAGGACGTGAAGGATGGTGTTGCCATATTGAGATGGTTGATGCTCACCTTTTCCAGGTCACATATCGGGTAATTCAGGTGTCAGATGGACAGCTGGAAGCTCAAACGGATGGCACCACGGCTGTCAGCGTAGTGGCAGGTTTTCCTGCTACAACGCAGCCTGTTACACAGGTAAATGCTCTGTGAAGAAAGTTGCTGTATTTATAACAGCCTATTTCTGTCAGTGTTGCTCAGTCTAATTCATACGGTTGTTGGTCCAAACAGGCTGTATTCTCCCAGTCAGAAGGCTTAGAGGGAGATGGCACAGAAACCCATTACACGTATTACCCAGCCACTATTTCAGATGGCGGAACAGGCGCTATGGTCACTAGTGTCCAGGCACCTGACACTATCCTCAGTCAGAGCGCACCTACAGGTAATGAGTAAATCCTTCATTTTCAGCAGACATTAAGCTGTCTTGGCAGTAGTTGCTTTCTATAATGGCGCATCAGTTGCATGAAAGTAATGGCAGCTAACTGAACAATCATTTGTAgtttttctttgtctgttttgtaGGTCAATTATACGTGATGATGTCCCCCCAGGAAGTTCTGACGGGAACAAACCAGAGGTCTATTGCACCTCGCACACAAACTTTTAACACGTAATCTTACCTTCTCATTTAGAATATTAAATAGTTACAGTCTTAATAGCTTCGTATTCTTGGAAATCAGCTCTCTAGATTTGATAGTTTTTTTATGTGCTTACTTGTTTCTGCTAATTTATAAATGCGATGCAATATCTGCATATCAAAATCAGTATTGCTGTTAGTCAAACTGTGAGCTGATAGATTATTGTGGTGTCTTAACGTTTTTGTTTGAGAGGGtctgtttttgtgcatttcCCAGTAAGTCAGAAGCACCAAGGACTTCGCGAGACGAGAAACGACGAGCCCAACATAATGAAGGTGAGCTTTGTCTACACGTTTGATGCAGAAATTGTCCTTGTGGAGGcaaaatataataacattttttgtttcttgtttgacAGTTGAGCGACGGCGCAGAGATAAGATCAATAACTGGATCGTTCAGCTTTCCAAGACTATTCCTGACTGTACTTTGGACTCCACCAAGACAGGGCAGGTTAGTATTTGTTGTGATACGATGTGATATAGGCTGGGTTTGAAAAAGTAGTAAGTAGTTTTCAGTATGTTACCAATATGAATCTTCCCAATGCATCAAATATACCTGAATGACACACTCCACAGATCCAGATAGCAGAGTTATGTCTGTGATATACTGTATCCCAAAAATGCAGCTTGGATATTTTAATAGTCCTGAATTTAGCATTTCATATGTCCACCTGTCTCTGCTGATCTTGAAGTGTATTTGCTGACAtctatttaataaaatgaatatgtaCAGTATTACTTACCACATAGATAACATGgttaaaacattaatttaatAAAGTTGTTCTCAGCCAGAAAGTCTGCTCAGCATCCGCTGCTCAGGCTCCTGTGTGGAGTCACGCTGCTAATTACTTAGTCAAACTAGCTCATATTACCTCAACTATGAgtgtaatgaaaacaaaatctcTCCCTAACAGAGGAAAACAGGTGTGTTTGAAAACCATGCAAGTTTGCCACACTGACCAATCCAAAGCAAATTcctaaagtttatttttatctttggAGATGAGTAAAATTATCTCCtgctttctgacactgaatgTGGTGTACTTATAAAAGTCGCACAGGTTCATCTCTTGACAAGAATATAAACGTACACACTGAAAAGAAGTAGCATGCAGtattcagtatatactgatgcagATTATGATACACAGGGTGCCCTTTCGGATTTAGCCATAAAACTTGCAAATGCTTTGTAATTTTCCACAGAGTAAAGGCGGGATCCTCTCAAAGGCTTGTGATTACATTCAGGAGCTGCGACAGAATAATAATCGATTGGCAGAGGACCTCGGCACACTCGAAAGATTGAGGATGGACAACCAGCTTTTACGGCAAGAAGTAAGCTCGTTTCTTTTAATGctgtttggggaaaaaaaatccttttttaaCCTATTACTGCATCATCTATTGTTTCAATGTTATCACAATATTAGACTTTGTAATATTGAAGTGATGAAGATGGcataatatcatttttttgttttctgtactgATATGGAaggatttttgtttttggtagAAAAACTATTCATCTTTAAAATGCTGTGTTTTAAATTGAAGCTCATCGCTTAAGACGAGCCTTTAAAAATCTAAGGCAAAAACTCTCCTGTCTGCTGATAtcagctgatactgatattCCATCTCTAGCATGCAGATGAACCCTCTACTTGATCACAAAATTATTTATTGCATTATGTTAGTATATTGACCAGTATGagtgttttaatgaattaaGGTATTCACACGGTCCAGCATTCTGAATAGTTTGGTCTAAATAATATATCACAATTTCAGTTTGTTGCAATATGATATGGCGTTCATGCAGGATGGATTCAAATttccttgtgttttttttattttattttataaatatgacATAAAACCTGAGAGGTTTTAATGAAGTTTTTGGGATTAAGAATGTGAACGTTTGCAaattttgtttgtaaatttgcAAGATCTTTGCATAACAGTCTTCTGTCATACACATAGTCTGCATGTTACGCGACAGTTACTTTGGAGTTATATAGGATAACAAATGTGGATTTTTGCAAGTTAAAGTCCAGCTGATTTTAAGTTATTGTTTTCTGCCAAAGGTGGAAGACTGGAAATCCAAGAATCAGATTTTGAGGAACCAGCTCAGGCAACATGGTATTGTGGCTGCAGCAAGTGCTGACCCCCAGTGAAGAGGGATGTAGGGGCTGGTGAAATGCTGCCCGTGAGCCGTCATTGAACGTCCGTTGTGAATGTTAGTGTCAAGACAAATTGAGGAGTGAAAATAAGAAGTGTTATTAGACATAAGACTTGAATCAGAACGTCCCACTGGTCGATACAAACGGCAATCATGGACAGTTTTATTGCAGGATTTATTTGTCTGTAATaccagtgaggttcttcttacTGGACGGTGCATTACTctgtatatatttgttttgtacatgttttttttacttgttctaATTATGCCTTTGCTTTTATGTATTGATAAAGTTACTGCAGTTCACTCAGATGCACAAAACATGAAAACTGTTAATTTTTAACCTGAAGTACTTACTCTTGCATGGGCTATACTTCCTACTGGAGGGTTCATTACTTCcattaataacaaaataactgCTTTTTATGGTAATGTGCACAAGCATTCTGTATTGTATAATACAGTttacatatgaaataaataGATACTCCTGCCCTTTGGAACATAAATGATCTTTAATCTGTAGGTGTATGTTCTTATTAGTAGGCTGAGGCTCCACACATCAGTGTTATCAGTGTTTTCACATGGAAAACGGTACCAACTAGGGATGTACAGGTTGAATGTTTATGACTGATTCTGGATTCTTTGCAGCCAAATtgatcttctttttttttttccccaaacccAGAGCTCCCACTAGGGTAAATAAATGAGCCCAAATGCTCCTGCACAACACATCCAGTACTTTCTATTAGTCAAAGTCAAGGTATAAACATTATTAGctttttcaatgtaaaaatCAGCATTTGAGTTTCTACTACAGCAAGTGCGCATTTGCTGAACGCTGGGAACGAAAATCGGCTGATTCCGACCTTGGCCAATTCTGATTTCTCTTTGTAAGATTGAGCTAAGTAGTGAGCTGACCAATGTATTTAAAGCACATCATGTCTCTAATTATGAtggtatttaaaacatttttaaagctgtgCAGAACATCTAAAACCTGGcatctttacaaaaaaaaacaaacttcaatGCCTCTAATGTCTGATGGAATGATGATAGTGTACTTGGTGGACTTTTTGTGTTAGCAGCAGATTCTCAGCTGCAGCTTCTTCGTCAAGTTAGTTCACCACGACTAGACCTTATTCAGCTGACTAAGGGCTTCATTATGTAGAGTTGAAATGCCTGAACCTGTGCTGGATTGACatgtgttttgatgtgtttgtcCATCCCTGTGTGTGTCGCTCACTTGATTCCAATTCTCACTAAATTTTCAGATTATTTCGCATcaattttccatcaatctaCTCGCCAGAACTTCATTATGAAGACTTTCATAATTAGCTGATAGGCTGAATGAGGAGAAACCTCAAATTGAAGAACTGGAGATGAGGCCTTGTGCAACAGGTGGAAAAATAACATGTTGGTTGTGTGTGCTGAATAAAACCGGTTTCCGTATCAGACTTCCATTTGCACAATGAGAGCAcggaaaaatgattaaaaagtgCTGGACTGCTCAAAAGCGCAgtatacaatgatacaaagcgTCCAGTTCAGGACAGAAGTACAGAAAAGCGAAGGTAATAAAAGTAgtagtaaatgtatttttacatcatttacatatcaaatcAGAAAGCAGGCTCTCCAACTCCAGAGCATTATCAACAATTCCATCGTCATCTTTgccaaatacataaaaaataccTCATGGGACttcactggatatttccatTCAGACAAAATTATCTTGTGTGATAATTTGATCCACTTCAGCCACAAAAGATGGAAAATCACTTTTTAAGGCTTTCATCTGGTGTAAAACCAACTGTATTACTgtacaaatgaaaatatgtaGTAATACCTGATTGTATGTTGTACTTGTGAAAGTCCTTTGATATCGCCCTCTACTGGATGTGATCTGAAGTGACGCCTTTTACCCCACACAGATTAGCAGTTCTCAGGTGTATTCTGTTACCGTGTGTGTGAAAACAAAGGGCTTAATCTGCCAGCTTCCCTCACGCTCTTCCCTTTAAATGGGCACGCTGGTGCAGTTTTCTCTTGTCTTTCCAGCAGTGAAGATGGCGATGAGTCTGTTTGGTATTTGGTACTGAATGTCTACTGAGCACAAGGAtttctaacttaacactgctaTTGCACATCTTCAGTCTTTCAGTTCTACCCATAGCTGTAGAGAGGCAGGCTGTCCAGGTAATAAGCATACCAAAGCCTGGCTGAGGCTGTTTGTCTAAAACTCTAAATACT encodes:
- the usf1 gene encoding upstream stimulatory factor 1 isoform X1, with product MKGQQKSSDPDCNVPVIEEGAVATAEDPSAIATIQSAATFSSDQPIKYLFKTEGAGGQVGELYPPTGQVTYRVIQVSDGQLEAQTDGTTAVSVVAGFPATTQPVTQAVFSQSEGLEGDGTETHYTYYPATISDGGTGAMVTSVQAPDTILSQSAPTGQLYVMMSPQEVLTGTNQRSIAPRTQTFNTKSEAPRTSRDEKRRAQHNEVERRRRDKINNWIVQLSKTIPDCTLDSTKTGQSKGGILSKACDYIQELRQNNNRLAEDLGTLERLRMDNQLLRQEVEDWKSKNQILRNQLRQHGIVAAASADPQ
- the usf1 gene encoding upstream stimulatory factor 1 isoform X3; this encodes MKGQQKSSDPDCNVPVIEEGAVATAEDPSAIATIQSAATFSSDQPIKYLFKTEGAGGQVGELYPPTGQVTYRVIQVSDGQLEAQTDGTTAVSVVAGFPATTQPVTQAVFSQSEGLEGDGTETHYTYYPATISDGGTGAMVTSVQAPDTILSQSAPTGQLYVMMSPQEVLTGTNQSKSEAPRTSRDEKRRAQHNEVERRRRDKINNWIVQLSKTIPDCTLDSTKTGQSKGGILSKACDYIQELRQNNNRLAEDLGTLERLRMDNQLLRQEVEDWKSKNQILRNQLRQHGIVAAASADPQ
- the usf1 gene encoding upstream stimulatory factor 1 isoform X4, whose product is MKGQQKSSDPDCNVPVIEEGAVATAEDPSAIATIQSAATFSSDQPIKYLFKTEGAGGQVTYRVIQVSDGQLEAQTDGTTAVSVVAGFPATTQPVTQAVFSQSEGLEGDGTETHYTYYPATISDGGTGAMVTSVQAPDTILSQSAPTGQLYVMMSPQEVLTGTNQSKSEAPRTSRDEKRRAQHNEVERRRRDKINNWIVQLSKTIPDCTLDSTKTGQSKGGILSKACDYIQELRQNNNRLAEDLGTLERLRMDNQLLRQEVEDWKSKNQILRNQLRQHGIVAAASADPQ
- the usf1 gene encoding upstream stimulatory factor 1 isoform X2 — encoded protein: MKGQQKSSDPDCNVPVIEEGAVATAEDPSAIATIQSAATFSSDQPIKYLFKTEGAGGQVTYRVIQVSDGQLEAQTDGTTAVSVVAGFPATTQPVTQAVFSQSEGLEGDGTETHYTYYPATISDGGTGAMVTSVQAPDTILSQSAPTGQLYVMMSPQEVLTGTNQRSIAPRTQTFNTKSEAPRTSRDEKRRAQHNEVERRRRDKINNWIVQLSKTIPDCTLDSTKTGQSKGGILSKACDYIQELRQNNNRLAEDLGTLERLRMDNQLLRQEVEDWKSKNQILRNQLRQHGIVAAASADPQ